One Sciurus carolinensis chromosome 10, mSciCar1.2, whole genome shotgun sequence genomic window carries:
- the LOC124994391 gene encoding glycine cleavage system H protein, mitochondrial-like: MALRMARSMLAAARSLHATPVLAVPNPPWPWPRPRLVRAGVIRALRMGRTLLSERTFTHKHEWITTKTDTGTVGISNFAQESLGDVVYCSLPEVGTKLKKQDEFGALESVKAASKLYSPLSGEVTEINEALAEIPGLVNKSCYEDSWLTKMTLSDPSELDDLMSEEAYEKYVKSTEE, from the coding sequence ATGGCGCTGCGAATGGCGCGGAGCATGTTAGCCGCGGCCCGCAGCCTACATGCAACCCCAGTGCTCGCTGTGCCCAACCCGCCATGGCCCTGGCCCCGGCCCCGGCTGGTAAGGGCGGGCGTCATTCGGGCACTGCGCATGGGACGCACTTTGCTCTCCGAGCGTACATTCACACACAAACATGAATGGATAACTACAAAAACTGACACTGGAACAGTGGGAATCAGCAATTTTGCACAGGAATCTCTGGGAGATGTTGTTTATTGTAGTCTACCTGAAGTTGggacaaaattgaaaaaacaagaTGAGTTTGGTGCTTTGGAAAGTGTGAAAGCTGCCAGCAAACTCTATTCTCCTCTATCAGGAGAAGTAACTGAAATTAATGAGGCACTTGCAGAAATCCCAGGGCTTGTGAACAAATCTTGTTATGAAGACAGTTGGCTGACAAAGATGACACTGAGTGACCCTTCAGAACTAGATGACCTAATGAGTGAAGAAGCATATGAGAAATATGTAAAATCAACTGAGGAGTGA